One genomic window of Prochlorococcus marinus str. NATL2A includes the following:
- a CDS encoding peptidylprolyl isomerase: MAKKICILALITILFSLGSPWVNPAFASLPNGNRLKDPYAILRNSLPIEQKELRELQNKLEDTSQDLRGSRWSAISKATSRSQFLVSNKKNQILDSMPAENKENASKLISNLKEELDELGQIANEKNKVSFLDVRRQSLKTIDEIESLLITKDFPYQIPSEYNNLPRLLGRANVEIKTSKGSMNAIIDGYNAPLTAGAFIDLSMKGFYDGLPINRAEEFFILQTGDPKGETIGYIDPDNNELRRVPLEIRTSSLEDTLYGETFEDVGLYTETPVLPFATLGTLGWAHSDTDLNDGSSQFFFFLYEAELNPAGRNLIDGRNAAFGYVIEGAEILNKLGVDDKIISITVLNGSENLKLKA, translated from the coding sequence ATGGCGAAAAAGATTTGCATTCTTGCCCTGATAACAATCCTATTTTCTTTAGGCTCTCCATGGGTTAACCCTGCTTTTGCAAGTCTTCCTAATGGTAATCGATTGAAAGATCCATACGCAATATTAAGAAATTCTTTACCGATTGAGCAAAAAGAATTACGTGAATTACAAAACAAACTAGAAGACACCAGTCAGGATCTTCGAGGAAGTCGATGGTCGGCTATCAGCAAAGCCACTTCAAGAAGTCAATTTTTAGTAAGTAACAAAAAAAATCAAATTCTTGACTCAATGCCGGCGGAAAACAAAGAAAATGCATCTAAACTAATTTCTAATTTAAAAGAAGAGCTTGATGAGTTAGGGCAAATAGCGAACGAAAAAAATAAAGTCTCATTTCTTGACGTAAGGCGTCAAAGCTTAAAAACAATTGATGAAATTGAATCTCTTCTTATTACAAAAGATTTCCCATATCAAATACCCAGTGAATATAATAATTTACCAAGACTTTTAGGTAGAGCAAATGTAGAAATTAAAACATCAAAAGGAAGTATGAATGCAATTATTGATGGTTACAATGCTCCACTTACAGCTGGTGCCTTTATAGATCTTTCAATGAAAGGGTTTTACGATGGTTTACCAATCAATAGGGCTGAAGAGTTTTTTATTCTTCAGACTGGGGATCCTAAAGGAGAAACGATTGGATATATAGATCCTGATAATAATGAGTTGAGAAGAGTTCCATTAGAAATAAGAACATCTAGCTTGGAAGATACACTTTATGGCGAAACTTTTGAAGACGTTGGTCTTTACACTGAGACTCCAGTACTTCCATTTGCAACTTTAGGAACACTCGGCTGGGCGCACTCTGACACTGATTTAAATGATGGTTCGTCGCAGTTTTTCTTCTTCTTATACGAAGCCGAATTAAATCCAGCTGGACGTAATCTTATTGATGGAAGAAATGCAGCTTTTGGCTACGTAATAGAAGGTGCAGAAATATTAAATAAACTTGGAGTAGATGATAAAATCATATCGATTACAGTATTAAATGGTTCAGAAAATCTAAAACTTAAAGCTTAA
- the efp gene encoding elongation factor P, which produces MISSNDFRTGTTIELDGAVWRVIEFLHVKPGKGSAFVRTKLKAVVSGNVVEKTFRAGEMVPQALLEKSKLQHTYMDGDDFVFMDMTSYEETRLTAKQIGESRKYLKEGMEVNVVSWNEKPLEVELPNSVVLEIKETDPGVKGDTASGGTKPAILETGAQVMVPLFISIGEKIRVDTRNDSYLGRETQ; this is translated from the coding sequence ATGATTTCAAGTAACGACTTTCGCACTGGCACTACGATCGAGTTAGACGGTGCAGTTTGGCGTGTTATAGAATTTCTACATGTCAAGCCTGGAAAGGGTTCTGCGTTTGTTAGGACCAAATTAAAGGCTGTTGTGAGCGGTAATGTTGTCGAAAAAACTTTTAGAGCTGGAGAAATGGTTCCACAAGCTCTTTTGGAGAAATCAAAGTTGCAACACACATATATGGACGGAGATGATTTTGTATTTATGGATATGACTTCTTATGAAGAAACGCGTCTAACAGCTAAACAAATTGGTGAAAGCAGGAAATATCTAAAGGAAGGGATGGAGGTTAATGTAGTGTCTTGGAATGAAAAACCTCTTGAAGTTGAATTGCCCAACTCAGTTGTTTTAGAAATAAAAGAAACTGATCCTGGCGTCAAAGGTGACACTGCTTCTGGAGGAACAAAGCCTGCAATCTTGGAAACAGGAGCCCAAGTTATGGTCCCATTATTTATTTCAATTGGTGAGAAAATTCGAGTAGATACTCGAAATGACAGTTATCTAGGCCGAGAGACACAATGA
- the accB gene encoding acetyl-CoA carboxylase biotin carboxyl carrier protein — protein sequence MTMNLDHEELHRLLATLAESDIQEFRLEGEDFCLEVKRNLETSSDSIASNKKITSDDIESPPPQSKIDTLPVPSTPPPSVPGSRSDLVEVTAPMVGTFYRAPGPEEPPFVEIGSRINVGQAVCILEAMKLMNELESEVSGEVIEILVENGTPVEFGQVLMRLKPV from the coding sequence ATGACTATGAATCTTGATCACGAAGAGCTTCATCGCTTGTTGGCCACTTTAGCTGAGAGTGACATTCAAGAGTTTCGACTTGAGGGAGAAGACTTTTGCCTGGAAGTTAAACGTAATCTTGAGACTTCATCAGATTCAATAGCTTCTAATAAGAAAATCACTTCAGACGATATTGAATCACCACCACCTCAATCTAAAATTGACACTCTTCCAGTACCTAGCACTCCGCCTCCTTCAGTGCCAGGTTCACGCTCTGACTTGGTTGAAGTAACTGCTCCTATGGTTGGGACCTTTTATCGTGCACCAGGCCCAGAAGAGCCTCCTTTCGTGGAGATTGGATCGAGAATCAATGTGGGGCAGGCTGTATGTATTCTTGAAGCAATGAAATTAATGAACGAATTAGAATCAGAGGTAAGTGGTGAAGTAATTGAAATTCTTGTAGAGAACGGAACACCAGTCGAGTTTGGTCAAGTTTTAATGAGATTAAAACCTGTGTAA
- the pdxA gene encoding 4-hydroxythreonine-4-phosphate dehydrogenase PdxA produces MQKSQLTKENRTTLIISLGDPAGIGTEITLKALGSKSLNKNIKPLLVGCKNNIHETYSKLIKYGIDNIPDPNKLHIIDIPLENKVIPGIVDEYTGSASFKWLVNATNILLKGKANALVTAPISKIAWHKAGHKFAGQTELLGKLTNKKTSMLFTAISPNNGWRFNTLLATTHIPLNKINDTLTKELIRHKLDTLLNFCRKFKEKPSIQIAGLNPHAGEEGKIGMEEQNLIIPILDEWKLDNPDIKIIGPIPPDTCWISSVNAWNGASIKNNAPDGILALYHDQGLIPVKLIAFDEAVNTTLGLPFARTSPDHGTALDIAGMFKAREKSMVAALNNAWLLSQ; encoded by the coding sequence ATGCAAAAATCTCAACTTACAAAAGAAAATAGAACTACACTTATTATTTCATTAGGAGATCCGGCAGGAATAGGGACTGAAATAACATTAAAAGCTCTTGGATCTAAAAGCCTAAATAAAAATATAAAGCCTTTACTTGTAGGATGCAAAAATAATATTCATGAAACCTATTCAAAATTAATTAAATATGGAATAGATAATATTCCCGATCCAAACAAACTTCATATTATTGATATCCCTTTAGAAAATAAAGTTATTCCAGGAATAGTTGACGAATATACTGGGTCTGCAAGCTTTAAATGGCTTGTGAATGCAACTAATATACTTTTAAAAGGAAAAGCTAATGCTCTAGTAACAGCACCTATTTCTAAAATTGCTTGGCATAAAGCTGGGCATAAATTTGCAGGTCAAACTGAGTTATTGGGTAAATTAACTAACAAAAAAACATCTATGCTTTTTACAGCAATTTCACCAAATAATGGATGGAGATTTAATACTTTATTAGCTACAACACATATACCACTTAATAAAATAAATGATACTTTAACCAAAGAATTGATTAGACATAAATTAGATACCTTGTTGAATTTCTGTCGTAAGTTCAAAGAGAAGCCATCAATACAAATAGCCGGCTTAAATCCACATGCTGGGGAAGAAGGAAAAATTGGTATGGAAGAACAAAACTTAATTATTCCTATTTTAGATGAATGGAAATTAGATAATCCAGACATAAAAATTATTGGGCCCATCCCTCCAGATACCTGTTGGATTTCATCAGTAAATGCATGGAATGGGGCCTCAATTAAAAACAATGCACCTGATGGAATACTCGCTTTGTATCACGATCAAGGTCTGATCCCTGTCAAGCTAATTGCTTTTGATGAAGCCGTTAACACAACTCTTGGGTTGCCTTTTGCAAGAACATCACCTGATCATGGGACAGCTCTTGATATTGCAGGAATGTTCAAGGCAAGAGAAAAAAGTATGGTTGCAGCATTGAATAACGCTTGGCTTCTGTCTCAATAA
- a CDS encoding SDR family oxidoreductase, with protein MIQEIVKRSRPLPPKSKLIIFGGGFSGQRIASVGRHLGVKVLCSRRREGSKGADFIFNTDQELSNEILEGATHILSCIPPLLSGEDPVLLKLKTQLLNSKKIKWVGYLSTTGVYGDSKGNWVNENTPPNPQQDRSIRRLSCEKQWLDTKLPIQILRLPGIYGPGRSVFESLLNGTTKMIDKPGQVFSRIHVDDIAGSVLFLINLYFQGKTPSIVNVADNLPANNLDVINFAAKIAKKSLPSRVPFEIAQKTMSPMAISFWQENRKVDNKLLCKKLGYSLIYPDFKSGLKNCFLQLKIN; from the coding sequence ATGATTCAAGAGATTGTCAAGCGATCTAGGCCTCTACCGCCTAAATCAAAATTAATCATATTTGGAGGTGGCTTTAGTGGACAAAGAATTGCGAGTGTAGGAAGGCATTTAGGAGTAAAAGTTTTATGCAGCAGGAGAAGAGAGGGTAGCAAAGGAGCTGATTTTATATTTAATACTGATCAAGAATTGTCTAATGAAATTTTGGAGGGAGCAACACATATCTTAAGTTGCATACCTCCTTTATTAAGTGGAGAAGATCCTGTACTTCTTAAACTTAAAACTCAATTACTAAATTCAAAAAAGATAAAATGGGTGGGTTATTTATCTACTACTGGTGTATACGGAGATTCAAAAGGGAACTGGGTCAATGAAAATACGCCTCCCAACCCTCAGCAAGATAGAAGTATTCGTAGATTGTCTTGTGAAAAACAATGGTTAGACACAAAGCTTCCCATTCAAATCCTTAGATTGCCAGGAATTTATGGACCTGGAAGATCTGTTTTTGAAAGCCTGTTAAATGGAACAACAAAAATGATCGATAAACCAGGTCAAGTTTTTTCAAGAATTCATGTCGATGATATTGCTGGATCTGTCTTATTCTTAATTAATCTCTATTTTCAAGGGAAAACTCCATCCATAGTGAATGTAGCTGATAACTTGCCAGCCAATAATCTTGACGTAATTAATTTTGCAGCGAAAATAGCCAAAAAGTCTCTACCATCAAGAGTGCCTTTTGAAATCGCACAAAAAACAATGAGTCCAATGGCAATATCTTTTTGGCAGGAGAATAGAAAAGTTGATAACAAGTTATTATGTAAAAAACTTGGCTATTCTCTAATTTATCCAGATTTTAAATCTGGGTTAAAAAATTGTTTCTTACAACTAAAAATAAATTAA
- a CDS encoding HNH endonuclease — MHNRDAVFLEDLCPKLRNRRWRKSLHEFTGNSCIYCGKTSESIDHVLPRSRGGLSITENCVPACLSCNGSKTDNDAFEWYRKQRFYDPRRSMAIKAWTEGDILLALRLLKWAQPKPIESFKKSKSKFNVDYHWQAA; from the coding sequence ATGCACAATAGGGATGCGGTTTTCTTAGAAGATCTCTGTCCAAAGCTGCGTAATCGAAGATGGAGAAAATCATTACATGAATTTACCGGTAATAGTTGTATTTATTGTGGTAAAACATCAGAATCTATTGACCATGTTTTACCTAGAAGCAGAGGTGGATTGAGCATCACTGAAAATTGTGTGCCTGCCTGCCTCTCATGTAATGGAAGCAAAACAGATAATGATGCTTTTGAATGGTACAGAAAGCAACGTTTTTACGACCCAAGACGCTCTATGGCAATAAAAGCATGGACTGAAGGAGACATACTTTTGGCTCTAAGGCTTCTAAAATGGGCCCAGCCAAAACCTATTGAGAGTTTTAAAAAATCAAAATCCAAATTCAATGTCGATTATCATTGGCAAGCAGCTTAA
- a CDS encoding DUF6554 family protein has product MSFGIKRNLLPISIICLVCGSTLGLRINAAVTNGADIYCFMRNGGNTHEPSWEAAYQFIKNKKQGLFKTSPKQAASLIVEEVVQNPTKYEDCINYLGDLYTGESSSIGGNNDKDLTSEVTSSSHSAEKTPKGKYVDRYSY; this is encoded by the coding sequence ATGTCATTTGGGATAAAGCGAAACCTCTTACCAATTTCAATAATTTGTTTAGTCTGCGGCAGCACTTTAGGATTAAGAATTAATGCAGCAGTCACAAATGGAGCAGATATATATTGCTTTATGAGGAATGGGGGCAACACGCATGAGCCAAGCTGGGAAGCAGCCTATCAATTTATAAAAAATAAAAAACAAGGTTTATTCAAAACTTCACCAAAACAAGCTGCTTCCTTAATTGTTGAAGAAGTAGTTCAAAATCCTACAAAATATGAAGATTGCATTAATTATTTAGGCGATCTGTATACGGGTGAATCGAGTTCTATAGGGGGTAATAATGATAAAGACTTAACAAGTGAAGTAACTTCTTCAAGCCATAGTGCAGAGAAGACTCCTAAGGGGAAATATGTCGATCGTTATAGTTATTAA
- a CDS encoding pyridoxal-phosphate-dependent aminotransferase family protein — protein MQDKLNLMIPGPTPVPENVLSSMSKHPIGHRSGDFQKIVQKTTEQLKWLHQTTADVLTITGSGTAAMEAGIINTLSKGDQVICGDNGKFGERWVKVARAYGLDVKVVKADWGTPLDPNQFKRILEEDTNEKIKAVILTHSETSTGVINDLKSINNEVKNHSKAITIADCVTSLGACNIPMDEWGIDVIASGSQKGYMIPPGLSFVAMSKRAWEANNQSNLPKFYLDLKQYLKTVNQNSNPFTPAINLYFALEASLTMMQKEGLNNIFARHARHQKATQEGIKAMGLNLFTKENFGSPAITAVKPENIDAESIRKAIKNDFDILLAGGQDHLKGKIFRIGHLGFVNNRDIISVISALESTLDKMGKLNVPTGQGIAKTISVLNNE, from the coding sequence ATGCAGGACAAACTCAATTTAATGATTCCTGGACCAACACCGGTCCCAGAAAATGTTTTGAGTTCTATGAGTAAACACCCCATTGGTCATAGAAGTGGAGATTTTCAAAAAATTGTTCAAAAAACAACTGAACAACTCAAATGGCTTCACCAAACAACTGCAGACGTCCTAACAATTACAGGAAGTGGGACAGCTGCAATGGAGGCAGGAATAATTAATACATTAAGCAAAGGTGATCAAGTCATTTGCGGCGATAATGGAAAATTTGGTGAAAGATGGGTAAAAGTAGCAAGGGCATACGGATTAGATGTAAAAGTTGTAAAAGCTGATTGGGGAACCCCTCTTGATCCAAATCAATTTAAGAGGATTCTTGAAGAAGACACCAATGAAAAAATTAAAGCAGTTATTTTAACTCATTCAGAAACTTCAACAGGAGTGATTAATGATCTTAAATCGATTAATAACGAAGTAAAAAATCATAGTAAAGCCATTACAATTGCGGATTGTGTAACAAGTCTTGGTGCATGTAACATCCCAATGGATGAATGGGGAATCGATGTAATAGCTTCAGGCTCTCAAAAAGGTTATATGATTCCACCTGGCCTGAGTTTTGTTGCTATGAGCAAAAGAGCATGGGAAGCAAATAATCAATCAAATTTACCTAAGTTTTACTTAGATCTAAAACAATATTTAAAGACAGTTAATCAAAATAGCAATCCTTTTACACCTGCAATAAATTTATACTTTGCTTTAGAAGCTTCACTAACAATGATGCAAAAAGAAGGGTTAAATAATATATTTGCCCGCCATGCTCGTCATCAAAAAGCAACGCAAGAAGGAATAAAAGCGATGGGTTTGAATTTATTTACAAAAGAAAATTTTGGAAGTCCAGCAATAACAGCTGTTAAGCCTGAAAATATTGACGCTGAAAGTATAAGAAAGGCAATAAAAAATGACTTCGACATACTCCTTGCTGGAGGTCAAGATCATTTAAAAGGAAAAATCTTTAGAATAGGACATTTAGGATTTGTCAATAATAGAGACATTATTAGTGTCATATCAGCTTTAGAAAGCACTCTTGATAAAATGGGCAAACTAAACGTCCCCACTGGCCAAGGAATTGCAAAAACAATTTCAGTACTAAATAACGAATAA
- the cbiD gene encoding cobalt-precorrin-5B (C(1))-methyltransferase CbiD, which produces MNQFTLPVWVVAAAKSATNILIGNKFRDKERIDLPNNEKSISVPISSSALLDNGKRSLAVSHCQSGLPLDITRGVEIWAYIQLSKGGFQSKGKVRNGFPDWLDFHAGYGVGKFQSSGQPCISQFARDLLCINLYPLLPKGSSIKVEIILPEGKDRASKTSNEAFGVVDGLSLIGTQAEVQISASPDQLKNTKELLHHKCSEAKFDGCLTFVIGENGMDLAMKYGLPANQIIKTGNWLGPLLVAAAENGVKKLLLFGYHGKLIKLSGGVFHTHHHLADGRIEILTSIAFREGISFDLIELISKSTSVENALLTLEVSNPEAVSLIWSRMAKEIEIKSRSYVNRYLSSSMEIGSVLFDRKRQMRWAGLEGLKQINSLGLILKR; this is translated from the coding sequence TTGAATCAATTTACTCTTCCCGTTTGGGTGGTTGCTGCTGCAAAGTCAGCAACAAATATTCTTATTGGCAATAAATTTAGGGATAAAGAGAGAATTGATTTACCAAATAACGAAAAATCGATTTCGGTACCTATTTCTTCTTCTGCTTTACTTGATAACGGTAAAAGATCTTTAGCAGTCAGTCATTGTCAGTCTGGATTGCCTCTTGACATAACAAGAGGAGTAGAAATCTGGGCTTATATTCAATTAAGTAAAGGAGGTTTTCAATCTAAAGGGAAAGTTCGTAATGGTTTTCCTGATTGGCTTGATTTTCATGCCGGTTATGGAGTAGGTAAATTTCAATCATCTGGTCAGCCATGTATCTCTCAGTTTGCGCGTGACTTGCTATGTATTAACCTTTACCCTCTTTTACCCAAAGGTAGTTCAATTAAAGTTGAGATTATTTTACCTGAAGGGAAAGATCGTGCATCAAAGACAAGTAATGAAGCCTTTGGAGTTGTAGATGGATTGTCACTCATTGGGACCCAGGCTGAGGTTCAAATTAGTGCTTCTCCAGATCAGTTGAAAAACACTAAAGAGCTTTTGCACCACAAATGCTCTGAAGCAAAATTTGATGGATGTTTGACTTTTGTGATTGGTGAAAATGGAATGGATTTAGCGATGAAATATGGCCTTCCAGCTAATCAAATTATTAAAACCGGGAATTGGTTAGGTCCTCTTCTGGTTGCTGCTGCAGAAAATGGAGTCAAGAAACTTTTATTATTTGGATATCATGGAAAACTCATAAAACTTTCTGGCGGCGTTTTTCATACACATCATCATCTTGCCGATGGAAGGATTGAAATACTCACTTCAATTGCATTCAGAGAGGGAATCTCATTTGATTTGATTGAGTTAATAAGTAAATCAACATCGGTGGAAAATGCTTTATTAACGCTTGAAGTAAGTAACCCAGAGGCTGTGTCTTTGATATGGAGCAGGATGGCTAAAGAAATTGAAATTAAAAGCAGAAGCTATGTGAATAGATATTTGTCTTCATCAATGGAAATAGGATCTGTTTTATTTGATCGTAAAAGACAAATGCGTTGGGCTGGTCTTGAGGGTTTAAAACAGATTAATTCTTTGGGGTTAATTCTTAAGCGATAG
- the guaA gene encoding glutamine-hydrolyzing GMP synthase: MASMISAEKRNPAIVILDFGSQYSELIARRIRETEVYSLVMSYTTSADQLRSLKPKGIILSGGPGSVYEEGAPYCDPEIFNLGIPVLGVCYGMQLMVHELGGSVKPAAGKAEYGKAPLEVDDPTALLTNVISGSTMWMSHGDSVQKLPKGFVRLAHTSNTLEAAIALHDKSFYGVQFHPEVVHSTHGMVVIRNFVYDICSCEPDWTTNLFIDEAVSQVQQHVGDKKVLLALSGGVDSSTLAFLLNKAIGPQLTCMFIDQGFMRKGEPEFLMSFFDEKFKINVEYINARERFISQLKGVTDPEQKRKIIGREFIRVFEEESLRLGPFDYLAQGTLYPDVIESSGTNIDPKTGERIAVKIKSHHNVGGLPKDLQFKLVEPLRRLFKDEVRKVGKSLGLPDEIVRRHPFPGPGLAIRILGEVTHEKLNCLRDADLIVREEINNAGLYNKIWQAFAVLLPVYSVGVMGDQRTYAWPIVVRCVSSEDGMTADWSRLPYAVLEKISNRIVNEVEGVNRVVLDITSKPPGTIEWE, translated from the coding sequence ATGGCTTCAATGATTTCAGCTGAAAAACGTAATCCAGCAATCGTAATTCTCGATTTTGGTTCTCAATATTCAGAATTAATTGCTCGAAGGATTAGAGAGACAGAGGTTTACTCATTAGTTATGAGTTACACAACATCTGCTGACCAATTACGTTCACTTAAGCCTAAGGGAATTATTTTAAGCGGAGGTCCTGGATCTGTTTATGAAGAAGGTGCTCCATATTGTGACCCAGAGATTTTTAATTTAGGAATTCCTGTTCTTGGTGTTTGTTATGGAATGCAATTAATGGTTCATGAGCTAGGAGGATCTGTAAAACCTGCTGCTGGGAAAGCCGAATATGGAAAGGCTCCTTTAGAAGTTGATGATCCAACAGCGTTATTAACGAATGTTATTAGTGGTTCAACGATGTGGATGAGTCATGGTGATTCAGTTCAGAAATTACCCAAAGGATTTGTCAGATTAGCTCATACTTCGAATACTTTAGAGGCTGCTATTGCTTTGCATGATAAGAGCTTTTATGGAGTGCAATTTCATCCCGAAGTTGTTCATTCCACTCATGGAATGGTTGTAATAAGAAATTTTGTCTATGATATTTGCTCTTGTGAGCCGGATTGGACAACAAATTTATTTATAGATGAAGCTGTTTCTCAAGTACAACAACATGTAGGCGATAAAAAAGTTTTATTGGCTCTATCTGGTGGTGTTGATTCATCAACTCTTGCATTTTTGTTAAACAAAGCAATAGGACCTCAATTGACGTGCATGTTTATTGATCAAGGTTTTATGAGAAAAGGTGAGCCAGAATTTTTAATGTCTTTTTTTGATGAAAAGTTCAAGATTAATGTTGAATACATCAATGCCAGAGAAAGATTTATTTCACAATTAAAAGGAGTAACTGATCCTGAGCAAAAGCGTAAAATTATAGGTAGAGAATTCATTCGGGTTTTTGAAGAAGAGAGTCTTCGATTAGGCCCTTTTGATTACTTGGCTCAAGGTACGCTTTATCCAGATGTAATTGAAAGTTCTGGAACAAATATTGATCCAAAAACTGGCGAACGAATAGCGGTTAAAATTAAAAGTCATCATAATGTAGGAGGGTTGCCAAAAGATTTGCAATTTAAATTGGTAGAGCCTTTGAGACGTTTATTCAAAGATGAAGTCAGAAAAGTTGGTAAATCACTGGGATTGCCAGATGAGATTGTTCGAAGACATCCATTTCCAGGTCCAGGATTGGCTATAAGAATTTTAGGAGAGGTTACTCATGAGAAACTAAATTGTTTAAGAGACGCAGATTTAATTGTCAGAGAGGAAATTAATAATGCTGGCTTGTATAACAAAATTTGGCAGGCTTTCGCAGTTTTATTGCCTGTGTATTCAGTCGGAGTAATGGGAGATCAAAGAACTTATGCTTGGCCAATTGTTGTTCGTTGTGTTTCTAGTGAGGATGGGATGACTGCTGATTGGTCGCGTTTGCCGTATGCAGTTTTAGAGAAAATTTCTAACCGGATAGTTAACGAAGTAGAGGGAGTCAATAGAGTTGTTTTAGATATAACAAGTAAACCCCCTGGAACTATTGAGTGGGAATAG
- a CDS encoding class I SAM-dependent methyltransferase: MDRPNPKEERKKKVYEVITFPVPFTLEVIKENITINTNTASKPFKEQRIHKAFDSYLKAIQTNPTNSKNYILITRLLRDSDLSHLSKSNLKNILNILLERNDVPHKELANVFNFLYSGEIISILQKLDSDFSKIKLLLNDKVIINAFKKIIFCNLELEKLLTKVRRNMCDYISRNIETINYLELQFITALGEQCFLNDYVYSSTEEENMCLNTIIERCRDGQLSEINISILSCYFPLYKLLDQIPSLKFINSSNKSFKELIELQIKEPIQEIELSNDIKKLGTINDNISQKVKVQYEENPFPRWRYANYSKSLKISFTSQINNDIKPNYINQTLQDGQLKVLIAGCGTGKQILEAQKYENSKITAIDISLSSISYAKRKMNELGINNVELIQMDILKVNLLEEEFDIILCSGVLHHMDNPSEGLRMLFKVLKNNGFLKLGLYSELGRKDIVKARNYFINKKIQSNEENIRNFRQEVIGSKLNYLNSLKTISDFYSLSEFRDLCVHTQEHRFTINQLQETLTSNKLNFLGFLLPKPIKSKYEDYFPEDRKQTNLQNWAKFEEKHPTTFLSMYQFWVSKTEN, translated from the coding sequence ATGGATAGACCTAATCCAAAAGAAGAAAGAAAGAAGAAAGTCTATGAAGTCATTACATTCCCAGTTCCATTTACTTTGGAAGTAATCAAAGAAAATATCACTATTAATACAAATACTGCTTCCAAACCCTTTAAGGAGCAAAGAATTCATAAAGCATTTGATTCTTATTTAAAAGCAATTCAGACCAATCCAACAAATTCTAAGAATTACATCTTAATCACAAGACTTTTAAGAGATTCAGATCTATCTCATTTAAGCAAATCAAACTTAAAAAATATATTAAATATTCTACTAGAAAGAAATGATGTGCCTCATAAAGAATTAGCAAATGTATTTAATTTTTTATATAGTGGTGAAATAATCAGTATTCTACAAAAATTAGATTCAGATTTTTCAAAAATAAAATTACTTCTCAATGATAAAGTTATTATTAATGCATTTAAAAAGATAATCTTCTGTAATCTTGAACTGGAGAAACTGCTAACCAAAGTAAGAAGAAATATGTGCGATTATATCTCTCGTAATATAGAGACTATTAATTACTTAGAATTACAATTCATTACTGCATTAGGAGAGCAATGCTTCTTGAACGACTATGTTTATTCATCTACTGAAGAAGAAAATATGTGTCTTAATACAATCATAGAAAGATGTAGAGATGGTCAATTAAGTGAAATAAATATTTCGATTTTATCTTGTTATTTTCCACTATATAAACTTCTTGATCAGATTCCATCTTTAAAATTTATTAATTCTTCTAATAAAAGTTTTAAAGAACTGATAGAATTACAAATAAAAGAACCTATCCAAGAAATTGAATTATCTAATGATATCAAAAAGTTAGGAACTATAAACGATAATATATCTCAAAAAGTAAAAGTTCAGTATGAAGAAAATCCATTTCCTAGATGGAGATATGCAAATTATTCAAAAAGTCTAAAAATATCTTTTACCAGTCAAATCAATAATGACATCAAACCTAATTATATAAATCAAACTTTACAAGATGGGCAATTAAAAGTTCTGATTGCTGGATGTGGAACAGGTAAGCAAATATTAGAAGCACAGAAGTATGAGAATTCTAAAATAACTGCTATTGATATAAGTTTATCTAGTATTTCTTATGCTAAAAGAAAGATGAATGAACTTGGAATTAATAATGTTGAACTAATTCAAATGGATATCTTAAAAGTTAATTTACTAGAGGAAGAATTTGATATTATTTTATGTTCAGGAGTTTTACACCATATGGATAATCCCTCAGAAGGTTTGAGAATGTTATTTAAGGTTTTAAAAAATAATGGTTTTCTTAAATTGGGTTTATATAGTGAACTAGGAAGAAAAGATATTGTTAAGGCAAGGAATTATTTTATCAATAAAAAAATTCAATCGAACGAAGAAAATATTCGTAATTTTAGACAAGAGGTTATTGGGAGTAAATTAAACTATTTAAACTCATTAAAAACAATTTCTGACTTCTATTCGTTATCGGAATTCCGAGATCTTTGCGTTCACACGCAAGAACATAGATTCACCATTAACCAACTACAAGAAACTCTCACATCAAATAAATTAAATTTTCTTGGATTCTTACTTCCAAAACCAATTAAATCTAAATATGAAGACTATTTCCCAGAAGATAGGAAGCAAACAAACTTACAAAACTGGGCAAAGTTTGAAGAAAAACATCCCACGACCTTCTTAAGTATGTATCAGTTCTGGGTTTCTAAAACGGAGAATTGA